From Dietzia sp. ANT_WB102, a single genomic window includes:
- a CDS encoding SDR family NAD(P)-dependent oxidoreductase, whose amino-acid sequence MSRFLPRKSADRSGRAAAAGGARRVFITGAASGLGLALATEYLTLGDEVILTDVHADPPPAVQGLQGRWTYRRLDVTSDEDWRSAAEEIDSLDILVNNAGIAIGGPLESTSMESWQRIVDINLLGVVRGCRALAPTLGRGGRLVITASAAGLVHAPQMGAYNATKAAVVALGETLDAELRPRGVSTSVICPQFFRSGLAESLSGEDARADEMARTLLSRTRLTSETIARRSVRGIEARRLVITPDALATFFWYSKRFTRVPFLGSTRLIGRVVARGR is encoded by the coding sequence ATGAGCCGATTTCTCCCACGGAAGAGCGCCGATCGGTCCGGGCGGGCAGCCGCCGCGGGCGGTGCCCGGCGAGTGTTCATCACCGGCGCCGCGTCGGGGCTGGGGCTGGCGCTGGCCACGGAGTACCTGACGCTCGGTGACGAGGTGATCCTCACCGACGTGCACGCCGATCCCCCGCCCGCGGTGCAGGGGTTGCAGGGGCGGTGGACCTACCGCCGACTCGATGTGACCTCCGACGAGGACTGGCGGTCGGCCGCTGAGGAGATCGACTCGCTGGACATCCTCGTCAACAATGCCGGTATTGCGATCGGCGGCCCGCTCGAGTCCACGTCGATGGAGTCGTGGCAGCGGATCGTCGACATCAACCTGCTGGGCGTGGTGCGCGGTTGCCGGGCGCTGGCCCCCACGCTCGGCCGGGGTGGCCGCCTGGTCATTACCGCCTCGGCCGCAGGGCTGGTCCATGCCCCGCAGATGGGCGCCTACAACGCGACCAAGGCCGCTGTGGTCGCTCTCGGGGAGACTCTCGACGCCGAACTGAGGCCGCGCGGGGTATCCACCTCGGTCATCTGCCCGCAGTTCTTCCGGTCCGGGTTGGCGGAGTCGCTGTCCGGGGAGGACGCGCGCGCGGACGAGATGGCGCGCACACTCCTGTCCCGGACGCGACTGACGTCGGAGACCATCGCGCGACGGTCGGTGCGTGGCATCGAGGCCCGGCGCCTGGTGATTACCCCCGACGCCCTGGCCACGTTCTTCTGGTACTCCAAGCGCTTCACCCGGGTGCCGTTCCTCGGCTCCACGCGCCTCATCGGCAGGGTTGTGGCGAGAGGCCGCTGA
- a CDS encoding ABC transporter ATP-binding protein → MPNLVAHGVGVRFGETVALDNLDVQVHSGRILALVGPSGSGKSTFLRAIAGFERPTTGTIRVGDRTLVADGVHLPPEQRGLGMVFQHHAVWPHLSVEDNVAYPLRRAKVPAARRRQLVADALETVELGDFARRRPDTLSGGQRQRVSLARAIVARPGVLLLDEALSALDEPLRASLRLVLRRLAAEHDLTMVHVTHDRGEALAIGDEVAVLHQGRLVQRDAPDQLDAAPNSAFVASFLHDATLVEGTVSGGEFRSAVGGITLGPDALTGPAGPVTGPATLALLPTGLALSDPDPGAGAGTDRIGAEFVTSLYGRSGRTVICRHEDTEFRVLALPGTAVPTRVGEAVGIDVRRGFVYPRD, encoded by the coding sequence GTGCCTAATCTCGTCGCCCACGGCGTCGGCGTCCGCTTCGGCGAGACCGTCGCCCTCGACAACCTCGACGTGCAGGTTCACTCCGGGCGGATCCTCGCGTTGGTGGGGCCGTCCGGTTCCGGCAAGTCCACCTTCCTGCGCGCGATCGCCGGCTTCGAGCGCCCCACGACGGGGACGATCCGGGTCGGGGACAGGACACTGGTCGCCGATGGGGTCCACCTCCCGCCCGAGCAGCGCGGACTCGGGATGGTCTTCCAGCATCACGCCGTGTGGCCGCACCTCAGCGTCGAGGACAACGTCGCGTATCCCCTGCGCCGCGCCAAGGTTCCGGCCGCTCGACGGCGGCAGCTGGTCGCGGACGCGCTCGAGACCGTCGAGCTGGGCGACTTCGCCCGCCGCCGCCCTGACACCCTGTCCGGTGGCCAGCGGCAGCGGGTCTCGCTGGCGCGGGCGATCGTCGCGCGACCAGGCGTCCTACTCCTCGACGAGGCCCTGTCCGCACTCGACGAACCACTTCGCGCGTCCCTGCGGCTGGTGCTGCGCCGACTGGCCGCCGAGCACGACCTCACGATGGTCCACGTGACCCACGACCGGGGAGAAGCACTCGCGATCGGCGACGAGGTCGCGGTCCTCCACCAAGGTCGACTGGTCCAGCGCGACGCGCCCGATCAGCTCGATGCTGCACCGAACAGCGCGTTCGTCGCAAGCTTCCTGCATGACGCCACGCTTGTCGAGGGGACCGTCTCCGGAGGCGAGTTCCGTTCCGCCGTCGGCGGGATCACGCTCGGCCCAGACGCGCTGACCGGGCCCGCCGGCCCCGTCACCGGCCCGGCGACACTCGCGCTCCTTCCGACCGGACTCGCCCTGTCCGACCCCGACCCCGGGGCCGGGGCCGGGACGGACAGGATCGGGGCGGAGTTCGTCACCTCGCTCTACGGTCGAAGCGGGAGGACCGTCATCTGTCGGCACGAGGACACAGAATTCCGGGTTCTCGCCCTGCCCGGGACCGCCGTGCCGACGCGGGTCGGAGAGGCGGTCGGGATCGACGTCCGTCGCGGATTCGTCTACCCGAGAGACTGA
- a CDS encoding iron ABC transporter permease, producing MVLPLALVISLGLGANHLPELIEQGLLRATANSLVSSLLSAIGAVIIGTLMAFLLDRTDLPGRGALRLLLLTPLFIPPFIGAIAWSGLLTDGGLVDRVFGLSPWNFYGGPGVVFLLTLHAYPMAYFVVAAALRRIPAELEEAARLSGATPSRTQVDITLPLIRPAMAAAFTLTFVSGIGDFGIPVIVGLPAGYETLSTMVYRFLESGSVASPLQTVSQIGVVLLLLGVLGTLLDRQVTKGSVEFGGTGRPAEPQALGRSRVPLGVLAWIVSVVVTLAPLVGLTVRALLPAPGVPLTLKTATLANFRRALTASTTLDGVTNSVFLAIAAALVCGVLGLLVALFTTRLAGRDREPMLLSVLLPQAVPGLVIATGWLILGRYTGLFNTRWVILGAYVTAFTAIVVQTVRGPLAGIHSSMEEAARIGGATALRSRLDTSVRLALPSVGIGMIMVAVTAVRELTLSVLLVAPGTQTLGVVIFQYQRAGDYNASSALSVVLMAVGLLVLAAFGARYSRPAIGSESATGSIRA from the coding sequence ATGGTGCTGCCCCTGGCCCTGGTCATCTCGCTGGGGCTGGGGGCCAACCATCTTCCCGAACTCATCGAGCAGGGGCTGCTCCGCGCGACCGCCAACAGCCTCGTCAGCTCCCTGCTCTCGGCGATCGGGGCCGTGATCATCGGCACGCTCATGGCGTTCCTGCTCGACCGCACCGACCTGCCCGGTCGCGGCGCACTCCGCCTGCTCCTGCTCACCCCGCTGTTCATCCCGCCGTTCATCGGCGCCATCGCGTGGAGCGGACTGCTCACCGACGGCGGCCTCGTGGACCGGGTGTTCGGCCTCTCACCGTGGAACTTCTACGGCGGACCCGGCGTGGTCTTCCTCCTCACCCTGCACGCCTACCCGATGGCCTACTTCGTGGTGGCCGCGGCGCTACGGAGGATCCCCGCCGAACTGGAGGAGGCGGCCCGACTCTCCGGCGCCACGCCATCGCGGACGCAGGTCGACATCACGCTCCCGCTGATCCGCCCGGCCATGGCGGCGGCGTTCACCCTGACCTTCGTCAGCGGGATCGGCGACTTCGGGATCCCCGTGATCGTGGGCCTGCCGGCCGGTTACGAGACGCTGTCCACGATGGTCTACCGGTTCCTCGAGTCCGGATCCGTGGCCTCGCCCCTGCAGACCGTCTCCCAGATCGGGGTGGTGCTTCTTCTGCTCGGCGTCCTCGGCACCCTGCTCGACCGGCAGGTCACCAAGGGTTCTGTCGAATTCGGGGGCACCGGCCGGCCCGCCGAGCCCCAGGCCCTCGGCCGGTCGCGCGTCCCGCTGGGGGTGCTCGCGTGGATCGTCAGCGTCGTGGTGACCCTCGCCCCACTCGTCGGGCTGACCGTCCGGGCGCTCCTGCCCGCCCCAGGCGTCCCACTCACTCTCAAGACCGCGACCCTGGCCAACTTCCGCCGCGCGCTCACGGCCTCGACCACGCTCGACGGCGTCACCAACTCCGTGTTCCTCGCGATCGCCGCGGCACTGGTGTGCGGCGTCCTGGGTCTGCTCGTCGCACTGTTCACGACGCGACTGGCCGGACGGGACCGGGAGCCCATGCTCCTGTCGGTGCTGCTGCCGCAGGCCGTCCCGGGCCTGGTGATCGCCACCGGGTGGCTCATCCTCGGCCGGTACACCGGACTGTTCAACACCCGCTGGGTCATCCTCGGGGCGTACGTCACGGCGTTCACCGCGATCGTCGTCCAGACCGTCCGCGGACCGCTCGCGGGGATCCACTCGTCGATGGAGGAAGCAGCGCGCATCGGCGGGGCCACCGCGCTGCGTTCCCGGCTGGACACCAGCGTGCGTCTGGCGTTGCCGTCCGTCGGGATCGGCATGATCATGGTCGCGGTGACCGCGGTCCGCGAGCTGACGCTCTCGGTGTTGCTCGTCGCGCCCGGTACACAGACCCTCGGCGTGGTGATCTTCCAGTACCAACGCGCGGGCGACTACAACGCCTCGTCCGCCCTGTCCGTTGTGCTCATGGCGGTGGGCCTGCTGGTTCTGGCCGCCTTCGGGGCCCGCTACAGCCGACCCGCCATCGGGTCCGAATCCGCAACCGGGAGTATCCGTGCCTAA
- a CDS encoding ABC transporter substrate-binding protein, whose product MSRSVGRRAVLASVAVFAAGALGLAGCSEPGTTGSGEASGSTAASGEVILYTSEPQAKIDEIISAFNEEQPDVEVKVFRAGTGDLKARIEAERSTGAVAADVLLAADVPTFEGYKDQELFQKFEPSEADAIEDVAVDPDGFYVGTRIIPTVIAYNTSEITDPPTSWAELADPEYRDRIILPNPDVSGAAAFNAAAWSLQPDLGKEWIDRLGANNPQVAESNGPVSQAVAEGSKPVGIVVDYLVRDLAGQGSPIAVSYPTEGVPYITQPGAIFADAPNPEAATLFLDFLVSQKGQQIAVEQNYLPVRDDAGTPAGAPSLADLTLFDQDLEAIAASRDQAVAAFNAAVR is encoded by the coding sequence GTGTCGAGGTCTGTTGGTCGTCGGGCGGTTCTGGCCTCGGTCGCGGTGTTCGCGGCCGGTGCCCTCGGATTGGCGGGCTGCTCCGAGCCCGGCACCACTGGCTCGGGCGAGGCATCCGGTTCCACGGCCGCCTCCGGCGAGGTCATCCTGTACACCTCGGAGCCGCAGGCCAAGATCGACGAGATCATCTCCGCGTTCAACGAAGAGCAGCCTGACGTCGAGGTGAAGGTCTTCCGCGCGGGGACCGGCGACCTCAAGGCCCGCATCGAGGCGGAGCGCAGTACCGGCGCGGTGGCCGCCGACGTCCTGCTCGCCGCTGACGTGCCGACCTTCGAGGGATACAAGGACCAAGAGCTCTTCCAGAAGTTCGAGCCGAGCGAGGCCGACGCCATCGAGGACGTCGCCGTCGACCCCGACGGGTTCTACGTCGGCACCCGCATCATCCCCACCGTGATCGCCTACAACACCAGCGAGATCACCGACCCGCCGACGTCGTGGGCGGAGCTGGCCGACCCGGAGTACCGCGACCGGATCATCCTGCCCAACCCGGACGTCTCCGGCGCTGCCGCGTTCAATGCCGCCGCATGGAGCCTGCAGCCCGACCTGGGCAAGGAGTGGATCGACCGGCTCGGCGCCAACAATCCGCAGGTCGCCGAATCCAACGGCCCCGTTTCTCAGGCCGTCGCCGAGGGATCCAAGCCCGTCGGCATCGTGGTGGACTACCTCGTCCGTGACCTCGCCGGGCAGGGCTCGCCCATCGCCGTGAGCTACCCGACCGAGGGCGTCCCGTACATCACCCAGCCCGGCGCGATCTTCGCCGACGCCCCGAACCCCGAGGCCGCTACGCTCTTCCTCGACTTCCTCGTCTCCCAGAAGGGGCAGCAGATCGCGGTGGAGCAGAACTATCTTCCCGTCCGCGACGACGCCGGAACGCCCGCGGGTGCACCGTCGCTCGCGGACCTCACGCTCTTCGACCAGGACCTCGAGGCGATCGCCGCTTCCCGGGACCAGGCCGTGGCCGCCTTCAACGCCGCCGTCCGGTAG
- a CDS encoding SRPBCC family protein — translation MSTSTAITVERVIDHSAAEIFEFLSNPENHSRLDGSGFIRGDYKTDRIGQVGDVFSMDMEGEHMGGEYRTENHVTGFAKDKLLAWQTAPAGTTPPGWEWVWELEPQGPDSTLVRHTYDWSKVTDKDLLKKVSFPLVSEKQLEDSLGNLASAVSG, via the coding sequence ATGAGTACTTCAACTGCCATCACCGTCGAGCGCGTGATCGACCACTCGGCGGCCGAGATCTTCGAGTTCCTGTCCAACCCGGAGAACCATTCCCGCCTCGACGGGTCCGGCTTCATCAGGGGCGACTACAAGACCGACCGTATTGGGCAGGTCGGCGACGTGTTCTCCATGGATATGGAGGGCGAGCACATGGGCGGCGAGTACCGCACCGAGAACCACGTGACCGGCTTCGCCAAGGACAAGCTGCTCGCCTGGCAGACCGCCCCCGCCGGCACGACGCCCCCCGGCTGGGAGTGGGTCTGGGAGCTCGAGCCGCAGGGCCCGGACTCCACGCTGGTACGCCACACCTACGACTGGTCCAAGGTCACCGACAAGGACCTGCTCAAGAAGGTGTCGTTCCCCCTCGTGTCGGAGAAGCAACTCGAGGACTCACTGGGCAACCTCGCCTCCGCTGTCTCCGGCTGA
- a CDS encoding DUF2945 domain-containing protein, producing the protein MSDFAVGDHVEWNSEAGIVSGTIRAVHTEDVEFKGRMRRCSAEEPQYEIASDKTDHIAMHKPGALKKIR; encoded by the coding sequence ATGAGTGATTTCGCGGTAGGTGACCACGTCGAGTGGAATTCCGAGGCCGGGATCGTCAGCGGCACGATCCGTGCGGTCCACACCGAGGACGTGGAGTTCAAGGGGCGTATGCGGCGGTGCAGCGCCGAGGAACCGCAGTATGAGATCGCCAGCGACAAGACCGACCACATCGCAATGCACAAACCGGGCGCCCTGAAAAAGATTCGTTAG